Below is a genomic region from Dechloromonas denitrificans.
TCGTTCGACTTGACAGCAATCTTGGCGCGCAGACCAGGATCACGGGCGCAAGCCTTGAGCTCCATCAGGCCGTCGGAGATTTCCGGCACTTCCATGTCGAACAGACGGATGATGAATTCAGGCGCAGTACGCGACAGAATGATTTGCGGACCACGAGCATTGCGGTCGATGCGCAGCAGATAGGCACGAACACGATCGCCGACCCGCAGATTTTCCTTCGGAATCATCTGGTCGCGCGGCAGCAGGGCTTCGATCTTGCCGGCTTCGACAATCGCGTTACCACGTTCCATGCGCTTGATGGTGCCGGAAACGACGTGCTCCTTGCGATCCAGGAAATCGGTCAGGATCTGTTCGCGCTCGGCGTCACGAATCTTTTGCAGGATGACCTGTTTGGCTGCCTGGGCGCCGATACGGCCGAAATCGATCGGCTCAAGCGCTTCTTCGAGAGAATCACCGGCTTCAATTTCCGGATCTTCTTTTTGGGCTTCGGACAGCGGCGTTTCGAGATATTCGTTGACGTATTCGTTATCCGGCACAACCTGCCAGCGACGGAAGGACTCGAAGTTACCCGTATTACGGTCGATAGCAACGCGCACATCGGCTTCATCATGGATACGCTTTTTGGTCGCAGAAGCGAGCGCCAGTTCAAGGGCACCAAAGACGATATCCTTGTTGACGTTCTTTTCGCGGGCCAGTGCATCAACCAGCAGCAACAGTTCACGGCTCATGGGCTAAAACCTCCTAGTCCTTCAGTCGAATCGGGGCACGATGCGTGCCTTTTCGATATTATTGAATTCGAGTTCCACATCATCTTTTTCGAGGCGCAGACCAACCTTGCCATCCTTGCAACCAAGCAGTTCGCCCTGGAAATTGCGGCGACCGGCATGCGGAATGCGCAGCTTGATCTGGATATCCTGACCGGCAAAACGCTCAAAGTCAGCCGCCTTCTTGACAACCCGATCCAGGCCCGGCGAAGAAATCTCCAGGCGGTCGTAATCGTAGTTTTCAACTTCGAAAACACGCGACAACTGGTTGGAAACCTTGGCGCAATCCTCGACGTCAATCCCCGTCGCCTTGCCCGGCGCATCGATAAAGACACGAATAGTCCGGCCGCGTGGCGACATCTCGACATCGACGAGTTCATAACCCAGACCGACAACGGTCGTTTCAAGCAGCGTATTTAAATCCATAGCCACAAATAAAAAATGGGCGAAACGCCCACCTCATTGAAAAAAAGATGCCCCACCAAAAATGGCGGGAGGAACAAACCCGTGAATTATAACGAGTTTATCCCTTCCCGTAAATGAATCCCCCCGACTTTATGCGCTCTCCGGGTCCTGAGGTGGCGGCGCAATAGCCTTATCCAG
It encodes:
- the rimP gene encoding ribosome maturation factor RimP; its protein translation is MDLNTLLETTVVGLGYELVDVEMSPRGRTIRVFIDAPGKATGIDVEDCAKVSNQLSRVFEVENYDYDRLEISSPGLDRVVKKAADFERFAGQDIQIKLRIPHAGRRNFQGELLGCKDGKVGLRLEKDDVELEFNNIEKARIVPRFD